A genomic segment from Planctomycetota bacterium encodes:
- the ftsY gene encoding signal recognition particle-docking protein FtsY, producing MAIFGFGRGKEQPEGEPAPRGGILDRLRAGLAKTKQILATDVRDLFKREGRLVDDEFLEELRGALVKTDMGPAAAAAIVADVRERQKARVVDPDAVVDSIRRQLLGRLHATAAPLATAATGPTVILVTGVNGSGKTTSIAKLTRLFTRDGRKVVLGAGDTFRAAAVEQLATWAGRLGAEIVRGPAGSDPASVAHRAVARTLESAADVCIIDTAGRLQTQSHLMQELTKIRRVVTKLVPDAPHEVLLVIDATAGQNALSQAKGFREAAGCTGIVLSKLDGSARGGVIVPVTEQFGLPVKLVGLGEGADDLEPFDPERFVTALLEGTLADRA from the coding sequence ATGGCGATATTCGGGTTCGGTCGTGGCAAGGAGCAGCCGGAGGGAGAGCCCGCGCCGCGGGGAGGGATCCTCGACCGGCTCCGGGCCGGGTTGGCGAAGACGAAACAGATCCTCGCCACCGACGTCCGCGACCTCTTCAAGCGCGAGGGGCGGCTCGTCGACGACGAGTTTCTCGAGGAGCTGCGCGGGGCGCTGGTCAAGACCGACATGGGGCCGGCGGCCGCGGCGGCGATCGTCGCCGACGTCCGTGAGCGGCAGAAGGCGCGGGTCGTCGATCCCGACGCGGTCGTCGACTCGATCCGTCGCCAGCTCCTCGGGCGCCTCCACGCCACCGCGGCGCCGCTGGCCACGGCGGCCACCGGCCCGACGGTGATCCTCGTCACCGGCGTCAACGGCTCGGGCAAGACGACGTCGATCGCCAAGCTCACGCGGCTCTTCACGCGCGACGGCCGGAAGGTCGTGCTCGGTGCGGGGGACACGTTCCGGGCGGCTGCCGTCGAGCAGCTCGCGACCTGGGCCGGGCGGCTCGGCGCCGAAATCGTCCGCGGCCCGGCGGGCAGCGATCCGGCGAGCGTTGCCCACCGGGCGGTGGCGCGCACCCTGGAGAGCGCGGCGGATGTCTGCATCATCGACACTGCCGGCCGGCTCCAGACGCAGTCGCACCTGATGCAGGAGCTGACCAAGATCCGCCGCGTCGTCACCAAGCTCGTCCCTGACGCGCCGCACGAGGTGCTCCTGGTGATCGACGCCACCGCCGGGCAGAACGCACTCTCGCAGGCCAAGGGGTTCCGGGAGGCGGCGGGCTGCACCGGGATCGTCCTCTCCAAGCTCGACGGGTCGGCCCGCGGCGGAGTGATCGTGCCGGTCACGGAGCAGTTCGGGCTCCCTGTGAAACTGGTGGGTTTGGGGGAGGGGGCCGACGACCTCGAACCGTTCGACCCGGAGCGGTTCGTGACGGCGCTGCTCGAAGGGACGCTCGCTGATCGCGCCTGA